In one window of Camelus dromedarius isolate mCamDro1 chromosome 7, mCamDro1.pat, whole genome shotgun sequence DNA:
- the LOC116153928 gene encoding LOW QUALITY PROTEIN: olfactory receptor-like protein OLF3 (The sequence of the model RefSeq protein was modified relative to this genomic sequence to represent the inferred CDS: inserted 1 base in 1 codon), protein MGTDNQTWVREFILLGLSSDWNTQISLFVLFSVMYLVTVLGNFLIVLLIRLDSRLHTPMYFFLTNLSIVDVSYATSIIPQMLVHFLAERKGISPVSCAAQLFFSLGLGGIEFVLLAVMAYDRYVAVCDPLRYSVVMHGGLCARLAVTSWVSGSVNSLMHTAITFQLPMCTNKYIDHISCELLAVVRLACVDTSSNEVAIVVSSIVLLMTPFCLVLLSYIKIISTILKIRSTEGREKAFHTCAXHLTVVVLCYGMAIFTYIQPSSSPSVLQEKLVFLFYAILTPMLNPLIYSVRNKEVKGAWQKLLGQLSGLTSKLAT, encoded by the exons atgggaACAGATAACCAGACTTGGGTGAGAGAGTTTATTCTCCTTGGCCTGTCCAGTGACTGGAACACACAGATCTCTCTCTTTGTCCTGTTCTCAGTCATGTACCTGGTCACGGTGCTGGGAAACTTCCTCATTGTTCTTCTGATCAGATTGGACAGCCggctccacacccccatgtatttcttcctcaCCAACCTCTCCATTGTTGATGTCTCTTATGCCACGAGCATCATCCCTCAGATGCTTGTGCATTTTCTTGCAGAACGTAAAGGAATCTCACCTGTGAGCTGTGCAGCCCAGCTATTTTTCTCCCTGGGCCTGGGTGGGATTGAGTTTGTTCTCCTGGCAGTGATGGCCTACGACCGCTACGTGGCTGTGTGTGACCCCCTGAGATACTCGGTTGTCATGCACGGAGGGCTCTGTGCTAGGTTGGCCGTCACATCCTGGGTCAGTGGCTCTGTCAACTCTCTCATGCATACTGCTATCACCTTTCAGTTGCCCATGTGCACAAACAAGTATATTGATCACATATCCTGCGAACTCCTAGCTGTGGTCAGGCTGGCCTGTGTGGACACGTCCTCCAATGAGGTTGCAATCGTGGTTTCTAGCATTGTGTTGCTGATGACCCCTTTCTGCCTGGTTCTCTTGTCCTACATCAAGATCATCTCCACCATCCTCAAGATCCGGTCCacggaggggagagagaaggcctTCCACACCTGCG TCCACCTGACGGTGGTTGTCCTGTGCTATGGCATGGCCATTTTCACTTATATCCAGCCCAGTTCCAGCCCCTCTGTCCTTCAGGAGAAGTTGGTCTTTCTCTTCTATGCCATTTTGACACCCATGCTGAACCCCCTGATTTACAGTGTCAGGAATAAGGAAGTGAAGGGGGCCTGGCAGAAACTACTAGGGCAATTATCTGGATTAACGTCAAAACTGGCAACTTAA